One genomic region from Candidatus Acidiferrales bacterium encodes:
- a CDS encoding efflux RND transporter permease subunit: MKLYEFISRHRKAVFFLIAIFTIGGIVSLFLMPIALFPNIDFPRIVMIADNGEEPAERMMIEVTRPLEEAARAIPGVTRVKSATSRGSSEIDINFDWGTDIIQALQLLQGKVSSIRNELPPTVSIDIERMNAAVFPIAGFSLTSDSLDQVQLRDLAYYVVRPALMRVSGIADVVVVGGRQREFLVKINPQRLQSYGLSVSDVSSAIDRTNFVSATGLVERNYQIYLTLVDGLYKGLDDIKNTVVDFRNGMPITVGDVASVEPSEKIEYIRVTADERPAVLVNIVRQPSGNTVEIGKQVRAQLASMKDVIPPSVKMKYFYDQGDFISSSIGSARDSIIVGLLLAILVIFVFLRSFRIGSVAVITVPAVFASAVLFLYIIGNTLNIMTLGGIAAAVGLVIDDNVVMIENIFRHMRYERGSPRQAVAESMREILPAIVGSSLSSIIVFAPFAFLYGVTGAFFKPLAITMAVSLAVSMIYSLTLVPLLAEKFITQKDVELEFSREEKSHHRFSGAYESALKSLLRRSYLGPVFAVIVLGATFLLYSSIGSDFMPHMDEGSFVLDYNSPPGTSLDETNRMLMQVEKIIMSIPEVDSYSRRTGTQLGFFITEPNNGDFLIKLKKNRRRSVFQIIDELRQKVETQEPALIIDFGQAMQDLIGDLTNSPAPVEIKIFGPDQNVIEEKAKEVADIIHDVPGVVDVFNGIVISGPSIVVHPDPVLTARAGFTMAEIQSQLRTIMEGSADTYVLNGEKLIGVRVRYPEQYHSALEDIQNVRLKSPNGFYVPLSNVASVEVLKGQSEVDREDLKLMLPVSARISGRDLGSTITDIKKILQAKLVLPQGVTYSFGGLYQSQQESFRSLLLVLIAAFILVIALMIIEFESLTVPIVLFSTNLTSLFGVLLALVITGITFNISSFVGMIMMVGIVNENGVLIIHMINQIGEKDGYNMNTILRACKVRARPILMTTFAAVFALMPLALGVGAGGQMQQPLAVAVIGGFLLSSFLLLFELPALYVFLRRIK; this comes from the coding sequence ATGAAGCTCTACGAATTTATCTCGCGGCACAGGAAGGCTGTATTTTTTCTCATCGCGATATTCACCATCGGTGGGATCGTGTCACTCTTTCTCATGCCGATTGCTCTCTTCCCGAACATAGATTTCCCTCGAATCGTGATGATCGCCGACAACGGTGAGGAACCGGCCGAGCGTATGATGATTGAGGTTACTCGACCGTTAGAGGAAGCGGCGCGGGCAATACCGGGGGTCACGCGCGTGAAGTCGGCCACGAGCAGGGGTTCGTCGGAAATAGATATCAATTTTGACTGGGGAACAGATATTATTCAAGCACTTCAACTCCTGCAGGGAAAAGTCTCGAGCATTCGAAATGAACTTCCGCCGACGGTTTCAATCGATATAGAGAGAATGAATGCTGCCGTGTTTCCGATCGCAGGCTTCAGCCTTACTTCCGATTCACTCGATCAAGTTCAGCTCCGTGATCTTGCTTATTACGTCGTTCGACCCGCGTTGATGAGGGTCAGCGGAATTGCGGATGTTGTCGTTGTCGGAGGGAGACAGCGCGAGTTTCTTGTTAAGATAAATCCACAGAGGCTTCAAAGTTACGGGCTGAGCGTGAGTGACGTTTCATCTGCAATTGACAGGACAAATTTTGTTTCAGCCACCGGACTTGTCGAAAGAAATTACCAGATTTATTTGACCCTTGTCGACGGACTCTATAAAGGTCTCGACGACATCAAAAACACCGTTGTCGATTTCAGGAACGGGATGCCGATTACCGTCGGCGACGTTGCATCGGTCGAGCCTTCGGAAAAAATAGAATACATCCGCGTTACCGCGGACGAAAGGCCGGCTGTCCTCGTCAATATCGTCCGCCAACCGTCGGGCAATACGGTCGAGATCGGCAAGCAGGTTCGTGCGCAGCTTGCGAGTATGAAAGATGTAATTCCGCCAAGCGTGAAGATGAAATATTTCTATGACCAGGGAGATTTCATAAGCAGTTCGATTGGAAGCGCAAGAGATTCAATCATCGTCGGACTCCTGCTAGCCATTCTCGTCATATTCGTTTTCCTCAGGAGTTTTAGGATCGGTTCGGTCGCGGTAATCACGGTCCCGGCAGTTTTCGCATCAGCGGTACTTTTCCTGTATATCATCGGTAATACCCTTAACATAATGACCCTTGGCGGCATCGCTGCAGCGGTAGGACTTGTCATCGATGACAATGTTGTCATGATTGAAAATATTTTCAGGCATATGAGATATGAAAGGGGAAGTCCTCGCCAGGCTGTGGCGGAGTCGATGAGAGAAATTCTTCCTGCGATCGTAGGATCGAGTCTCAGCTCTATCATAGTCTTCGCTCCGTTTGCATTCCTGTATGGAGTCACTGGAGCCTTCTTCAAGCCTCTCGCAATCACCATGGCGGTGTCGCTTGCCGTGTCGATGATCTATTCGCTCACGCTGGTTCCGTTACTTGCAGAAAAGTTTATTACGCAGAAAGACGTTGAGTTGGAGTTCAGCCGGGAAGAGAAATCGCATCACAGATTTTCCGGGGCATACGAGTCCGCGCTCAAATCGCTTCTTAGGAGAAGTTACCTTGGACCGGTTTTTGCCGTCATTGTTCTCGGTGCGACATTCCTTTTATACAGCAGCATTGGAAGCGACTTCATGCCGCATATGGACGAAGGATCGTTTGTCCTGGATTATAATTCGCCCCCGGGCACGTCGCTGGACGAAACGAACCGGATGTTGATGCAGGTTGAAAAGATAATCATGTCGATCCCGGAAGTGGATTCATATTCCCGTCGCACAGGGACACAGTTGGGTTTTTTCATAACCGAGCCGAACAATGGCGACTTCCTGATCAAACTAAAGAAGAACAGGAGGCGTTCTGTCTTTCAGATAATCGACGAGCTGCGGCAAAAAGTTGAGACGCAGGAGCCGGCACTGATAATCGATTTCGGGCAGGCGATGCAGGACCTGATCGGAGATCTTACTAATTCACCGGCGCCTGTTGAGATAAAAATATTTGGGCCGGACCAGAATGTCATCGAAGAAAAAGCTAAAGAAGTTGCCGACATTATCCATGATGTGCCCGGAGTTGTAGATGTATTCAACGGGATCGTCATCAGCGGCCCTTCGATCGTCGTTCATCCTGATCCTGTGCTCACTGCACGAGCCGGATTCACCATGGCTGAGATTCAATCCCAGCTTCGGACTATAATGGAAGGAAGTGCAGATACGTATGTCCTAAATGGAGAGAAATTGATCGGGGTGCGGGTAAGATATCCGGAACAATATCACAGCGCCCTTGAAGATATTCAGAATGTAAGATTGAAATCTCCGAACGGATTCTATGTTCCGTTGAGCAATGTGGCTTCGGTGGAGGTTCTGAAGGGGCAAAGCGAAGTTGACCGTGAGGATCTGAAGTTGATGCTCCCCGTCAGCGCGAGAATTTCCGGCAGAGATCTGGGAAGCACGATAACCGACATAAAGAAAATTCTACAAGCTAAACTTGTTCTTCCTCAGGGAGTCACTTATTCTTTCGGCGGACTCTATCAGAGCCAGCAAGAGTCCTTCAGAAGCCTTCTGCTCGTTTTGATTGCAGCATTTATTTTGGTAATTGCTTTGATGATTATTGAATTCGAGAGTTTAACAGTTCCTATTGTGCTTTTCTCGACTAACCTTACTTCTTTGTTCGGTGTACTTCTTGCGCTCGTAATAACTGGAATTACTTTCAATATTTCAAGTTTTGTCGGAATGATAATGATGGTAGGAATAGTTAACGAAAATGGAGTTTTAATAATCCATATGATAAATCAGATTGGTGAGAAAGATGGGTACAATATGAACACAATCCTCCGCGCGTGTAAAGTCAGAGCAAGGCCAATTTTGATGACTACATTTGCCGCCGTGTTTGCATTGATGCCTCTCGCTCTCGGTGTCGGAGCCGGTGGGCAGATGCAGCAGCCGCTCGCTGTCGCGGTGATCGGCGGATTCTTGCTCTCCAGTTTCCTGCTGCTTTTTGAGTTGCCGGCATTGTATGTTTTCCTCAGGAGAATAAAATGA
- a CDS encoding efflux RND transporter periplasmic adaptor subunit gives MESKLVWRIVLFIAVSFLFAACSKESNDDTDVKPRAIVKVASAYLGDMDAMISTTGSFEVLRDEKIKSTIAGKVEKVVVLEGDVVQKGAIVATIVSQESYAAIAGATQLLNQATTEAEKKQAEEALHLAETTAASAKISAPFSGAVIHRFVAEGELVSQGTDLVEIIDPSTEYFVAVVPINYLSSIRTGQAALVTIPGMTIPPLHGTVQAINPATDPNSQSIQVRINLRSIPSKVAAGTFGNVRIKIGEHRSAVLVPKGAVYHDDERNLYFVWRVQGDSLALMTQVDVGLSDSSRFEITSGIKAGDVVAIAGGYGLPDSTDVTVSAN, from the coding sequence ATGGAGAGTAAGTTGGTTTGGAGAATAGTTTTATTCATTGCCGTATCGTTCCTGTTTGCCGCGTGTTCAAAGGAAAGTAACGACGATACCGACGTCAAGCCGCGTGCGATCGTTAAAGTTGCCTCCGCCTATCTCGGCGACATGGATGCCATGATAAGCACTACGGGTTCATTCGAAGTTCTCCGCGACGAGAAAATAAAATCTACTATAGCCGGGAAAGTGGAAAAAGTGGTTGTGCTCGAAGGGGACGTCGTTCAGAAAGGGGCGATTGTCGCGACCATAGTCTCCCAGGAGTCTTACGCTGCGATTGCAGGCGCAACTCAGCTTTTGAATCAGGCGACTACGGAAGCGGAGAAGAAGCAAGCCGAAGAGGCGCTGCACCTTGCGGAAACGACAGCAGCGTCCGCGAAAATCTCTGCGCCATTTTCAGGTGCCGTCATACATAGGTTCGTGGCGGAAGGTGAACTCGTCTCGCAGGGAACCGATCTCGTCGAAATCATCGATCCTTCCACGGAATATTTCGTCGCTGTCGTTCCGATAAATTATCTTTCGTCGATCAGGACGGGACAGGCTGCTCTTGTCACGATTCCGGGGATGACTATACCGCCGTTGCACGGGACCGTTCAGGCGATCAACCCGGCAACGGATCCGAACAGCCAGAGCATTCAAGTGAGAATAAATCTTCGTTCGATTCCCTCGAAGGTCGCCGCAGGCACGTTCGGAAATGTCCGTATCAAAATCGGCGAGCACAGATCGGCAGTCCTCGTTCCTAAAGGGGCAGTGTACCATGACGATGAGCGCAATCTGTATTTCGTGTGGCGAGTTCAGGGTGATTCTCTTGCACTGATGACTCAGGTGGATGTCGGTCTTTCCGACTCGTCGCGCTTTGAAATCACTTCGGGTATCAAAGCTGGTGATGTTGTCGCTATTGCCGGCGGATATGGACTTCCGGATTCAACCGATGTCACCGTGTCTGCGAACTAG
- a CDS encoding response regulator transcription factor: protein MRILLVEDDKSLQRTLTKLFKTQNFAVDATESGKQAVFLAKTNDFDVIVLDLMLPDIDGFEVCRRIRDEKLPTPILMLTALDEVENRIKGLDTGADDYLPKPFHAGELLARIRALSRRATGEKTSVIKVREIELDTAARKAFRNGKDLKLSGKELALLEHLLVNRNKIVTRAELAEHVWDMNFDPRSNVIDAFIKLLRKKIESGTRQKLVKTVRGIGYTISDEE from the coding sequence ATGAGAATCCTCCTTGTTGAAGACGACAAAAGTCTCCAGCGGACTCTCACCAAGCTTTTCAAGACCCAGAACTTTGCTGTTGATGCAACCGAGTCGGGCAAACAGGCCGTCTTTCTTGCGAAGACGAACGACTTCGATGTGATTGTTCTTGATCTGATGCTGCCGGACATCGATGGCTTCGAAGTTTGCCGGCGGATTCGAGATGAGAAGCTGCCGACTCCGATCCTGATGCTCACGGCATTGGACGAGGTTGAAAACAGGATAAAGGGTCTCGATACCGGTGCTGATGATTATTTGCCGAAACCGTTCCACGCCGGCGAGCTGCTCGCAAGAATTCGCGCATTGTCGCGAAGAGCAACGGGTGAAAAGACATCTGTTATCAAAGTGCGCGAGATTGAGTTAGACACCGCGGCCCGCAAGGCGTTCAGAAACGGCAAAGACCTGAAACTATCGGGCAAAGAGCTTGCATTACTCGAGCATCTGCTTGTCAACCGGAATAAGATCGTGACACGCGCGGAGCTTGCGGAACATGTCTGGGATATGAATTTCGATCCGCGCAGCAACGTTATCGACGCCTTCATAAAACTGCTGAGAAAAAAAATCGAATCCGGCACAAGGCAGAAGTTGGTAAAAACAGTCAGGGGTATCGGGTATACG